The following are from one region of the Parafrankia irregularis genome:
- a CDS encoding diguanylate cyclase translates to MAPDRPEPSFSGLELDAPFIQTAEPIIKELGNRLEGQKISMILTDADGLILVRRTGDAAFERRLDRVPVAPGFNFAERFVGTNGVGTALAGDAPIGVFGAEHYGEPYSDLACVGVPLHDLVTGELLGLLDVTCPNRHAGPLLSAMASIAAGEIRQAVLASTSRADRELISLRTADPAKLRMLVASECRQRELAETIQNITAAAASTLNARKVLRRVMSAAAHMLAFDTVWALAREPSGTLRVVAVHGDVDSRTVGQRIRLRPGSSLLDAYAGQALADPRGGPPEPLPGQRHPIGSWLAVPAAFRPHPTVLILITCREADCYGPEQLAIARTVLGHAAVACENACRYEEAQRLAQMDPLTGLANRRHLLDQAGAMTRRHLRSGRPMAVLMADIDHFKRVNDLHGHAIGDTVLTEVAQRFRATLRARDIIGRIGGEEFTVALDAPTETARAFAERLRETVSATPIPTSVGPLSVTVSVGLATLHAADTGLDSLLARADTALYHAKNTGRNRAVVADALVDDDRWRV, encoded by the coding sequence GTGGCCCCCGATCGCCCGGAGCCGTCTTTTTCGGGCCTGGAACTCGATGCGCCCTTCATTCAGACGGCGGAACCAATCATCAAGGAGCTGGGTAACCGGTTGGAAGGCCAGAAGATCAGTATGATCCTGACCGATGCGGACGGGTTGATCCTCGTTCGGCGAACCGGTGACGCTGCCTTCGAGCGGCGGCTCGACCGGGTACCGGTGGCGCCCGGCTTCAACTTCGCGGAACGCTTCGTCGGCACGAACGGCGTCGGAACCGCCCTGGCGGGAGATGCCCCGATTGGCGTCTTCGGCGCCGAGCACTACGGCGAACCCTACAGCGACCTCGCCTGCGTCGGAGTTCCGCTGCATGACTTGGTGACCGGGGAACTCCTCGGCCTGCTGGACGTGACCTGCCCGAACCGGCATGCAGGACCCCTGCTCTCGGCGATGGCAAGTATCGCAGCCGGCGAGATCCGTCAAGCCGTGCTCGCTTCGACGAGCAGAGCGGACCGGGAATTGATCTCGCTGCGCACCGCGGACCCTGCGAAACTGCGGATGCTGGTGGCCAGCGAATGCCGCCAGCGCGAGCTGGCCGAAACCATTCAGAACATCACCGCCGCTGCGGCATCCACCCTCAACGCCCGCAAGGTTCTGCGCAGGGTCATGAGCGCTGCTGCCCACATGCTCGCGTTCGACACGGTCTGGGCGCTGGCCCGCGAACCGAGCGGAACGCTGCGGGTCGTTGCCGTTCATGGCGACGTGGACTCCCGTACCGTGGGCCAGAGGATCAGGCTGCGCCCGGGCTCGTCGCTGCTGGATGCCTACGCCGGGCAAGCGCTCGCCGACCCCCGCGGTGGCCCGCCCGAACCTCTCCCTGGCCAACGCCATCCTATTGGTAGCTGGTTGGCCGTCCCTGCGGCCTTCCGCCCGCATCCGACCGTTCTGATCCTGATCACCTGCCGGGAGGCCGACTGCTATGGACCCGAGCAGCTCGCAATCGCCCGCACCGTGCTCGGCCACGCTGCGGTTGCCTGCGAGAACGCCTGCCGATACGAGGAGGCCCAGCGCCTTGCCCAGATGGACCCTCTGACCGGACTGGCCAACCGCCGTCACCTCCTCGATCAGGCCGGGGCGATGACGAGACGACACCTGCGCAGTGGCCGGCCGATGGCCGTTCTGATGGCCGACATCGACCACTTCAAACGCGTCAACGACCTGCACGGACACGCCATCGGCGACACGGTACTCACCGAGGTCGCCCAGCGATTCCGCGCCACGCTACGCGCGCGGGACATCATCGGCCGGATCGGCGGCGAGGAGTTCACTGTTGCCCTCGACGCACCCACCGAAACCGCCCGCGCATTCGCCGAACGGCTCCGCGAGACTGTCAGCGCGACCCCGATCCCCACCTCTGTCGGCCCACTGTCGGTCACTGTCAGCGTCGGCCTCGCCACTCTCCATGCCGCTGACACAGGCCTCGACTCCCTTCTCGCCCGCGCCGACACGGCTCTCTACCACGCCAAGAACACTGGCCGTAACCGAGCCGTTGTCGCCGACGCCCTAGTTGACGACGACCGGTGGCGGGTCTGA
- a CDS encoding hydantoinase B/oxoprolinase family protein, with product MSQAENSDDKSLVERFLEDNVLFLGPDPEIMKNHKLAPESPRETQALAQFTDPEVVNLVRNKLQTACNESFEMVEQMGAAPGAKWGDLISGIWTSSGDLALSSMGGVLLFSVLTQHPVKFIVKYWADEPTVGIHEGDIFMHNDARYGNAHNTDQSLLIPVFHEGQLICFTGAVVHEGENGATEPGGMPSAAESPFDEGLKIPPLKVGENYTFRRDIMTFLQNSVREPKLQLEGMKAKLYAAMRMKDRVLDAIAEYGVDPVIATLRRTLTDTADEVRRRLRTWPDGTVRQNVFPDGTLRENCLVKIRLAMTKKDDELILDFRGSSPEFLNRANNTILSSMKGMLAQEFLTFVWPDLPRNQAVFEPMTVVTDPGSALNCSPDAPNAQCMMTFFPSFTAAQLAVPKFLYSAGERSTDIVAGWYNMIVTLIYGGINQHGELVGNVCADLNGMGGAARSNRDGEHAVAPIFAPMADIGEQELIEEEVPILKIVPNRVMRDNQGFGKFRGGQGYQQIATAKDSAMWGFMVCSIGSKFPSSHGIFGGYGPGTFPLCKIKNVDMFKVMDDQRELLRYTIEELMNDRPFPDATYSTHHMGLQFELAERGELYMLTQGAGGGYGDVLERAPEAVAADYRDGLVSLSTARDIYQVVLNPDTAAVDAEATSAARNAERAARLKRGKPFAEFVKDWETETPPADVPFFGSWGDPRLLFRGTPEDTCPADAIVPVMMPNPKDVRIAELEAKLAQLQG from the coding sequence ATGAGCCAAGCTGAAAATTCTGACGACAAGTCGCTCGTTGAGAGGTTCCTCGAAGACAACGTCCTGTTCCTCGGGCCCGATCCCGAGATCATGAAAAACCACAAGCTCGCTCCCGAGTCACCGCGCGAGACACAGGCGCTGGCGCAGTTCACGGACCCTGAAGTGGTCAACCTGGTGCGGAACAAGCTGCAGACCGCATGTAACGAGTCGTTCGAGATGGTAGAGCAGATGGGTGCGGCTCCGGGAGCGAAGTGGGGCGACCTGATCTCCGGGATATGGACGTCCTCGGGTGACCTGGCCCTGTCCAGCATGGGCGGTGTACTGCTGTTCTCGGTGCTCACGCAGCACCCTGTCAAGTTCATCGTCAAGTACTGGGCCGACGAGCCGACGGTCGGTATCCACGAGGGCGACATCTTCATGCACAATGACGCCCGCTACGGCAATGCCCACAACACCGATCAGAGTCTCCTCATTCCAGTCTTCCACGAGGGGCAGCTGATCTGCTTTACCGGCGCGGTCGTGCATGAGGGTGAGAACGGAGCCACCGAACCCGGCGGTATGCCCTCGGCGGCGGAGTCCCCGTTCGACGAGGGTCTGAAGATCCCGCCGCTCAAGGTGGGCGAGAACTACACGTTCCGCCGCGACATCATGACATTCCTACAGAACTCGGTGCGCGAACCGAAGTTGCAGCTGGAGGGCATGAAGGCTAAGCTTTATGCGGCCATGCGGATGAAGGACCGGGTTCTGGATGCGATCGCCGAATATGGTGTCGACCCGGTGATCGCCACGTTGCGGCGCACCCTGACCGACACCGCCGACGAGGTTCGCCGCAGGCTCCGCACGTGGCCGGATGGCACCGTGCGGCAGAACGTCTTCCCGGACGGGACGCTGCGGGAGAACTGCCTGGTCAAGATCAGGCTGGCGATGACAAAGAAGGACGACGAGCTGATCCTGGATTTCCGTGGCTCATCACCGGAGTTCCTTAACCGGGCCAATAACACGATCCTTTCGTCGATGAAGGGCATGCTGGCCCAGGAGTTCCTTACGTTCGTGTGGCCGGACCTGCCGCGGAACCAGGCGGTGTTCGAGCCGATGACCGTCGTCACCGACCCAGGGTCGGCGCTGAACTGTTCCCCGGATGCGCCGAACGCGCAGTGCATGATGACGTTCTTCCCTTCCTTCACGGCGGCCCAGTTGGCGGTGCCGAAATTCCTCTACAGCGCGGGTGAACGTTCTACGGACATCGTCGCCGGCTGGTACAATATGATCGTCACGCTCATCTACGGGGGCATCAACCAGCATGGCGAGCTGGTCGGTAATGTGTGTGCCGACCTCAATGGAATGGGCGGGGCCGCGCGGTCCAACCGGGACGGTGAGCACGCGGTCGCCCCGATCTTCGCGCCCATGGCCGACATAGGCGAGCAGGAGCTCATCGAGGAAGAAGTCCCGATCCTGAAGATCGTGCCGAACAGGGTGATGCGGGATAACCAGGGCTTTGGCAAGTTCCGCGGCGGCCAGGGCTACCAGCAGATCGCCACCGCCAAGGACAGCGCCATGTGGGGGTTCATGGTGTGCAGCATCGGCTCGAAGTTCCCCAGCTCGCACGGCATCTTCGGTGGTTACGGCCCCGGCACCTTCCCATTGTGCAAGATCAAGAATGTTGACATGTTCAAGGTGATGGACGACCAGCGCGAACTGCTGCGCTACACCATCGAGGAACTGATGAACGACCGTCCGTTCCCCGACGCGACCTACTCGACACACCACATGGGCCTGCAGTTCGAACTCGCCGAACGAGGTGAGCTGTACATGCTCACCCAGGGAGCCGGAGGTGGCTACGGTGACGTGCTCGAACGCGCCCCTGAGGCGGTGGCCGCCGACTACCGCGACGGCCTAGTGTCCCTCAGCACCGCGCGCGACATCTACCAGGTGGTGCTCAACCCGGACACTGCCGCGGTCGATGCCGAGGCTACCTCAGCGGCCAGGAACGCCGAGCGGGCTGCTCGGCTGAAGCGGGGCAAGCCGTTTGCGGAGTTCGTCAAGGACTGGGAGACCGAGACGCCTCCAGCCGATGTGCCGTTCTTCGGTTCCTGGGGTGATCCTCGGTTGCTTTTCCGAGGTACTCCGGAGGACACCTGCCCTGCGGACGCGATCGTGCCGGTGATGATGCCCAACCCGAAGGATGTGCGGATCGCGGAGCTGGAGGCCAAGCTCGCGCAGCTGCAGGGCTGA
- a CDS encoding DUF4277 domain-containing protein, producing MSVAMDYVPPSVEKPLGALPVVRDYLARLDVAGTIDRLAPMRDKANRATHGEVIAALVANRLTSPTPLLHVERWARDWAVEEMFGLAPDVLNDDRLGRALDALAPVCEAVMGSVGTAAITTFDLDISRIHSVMTSISLHGAYPEAEEDYATPRYGHPKDRRPDLKQVRTGLAVTGDGGIPLVHRAYDGGAGEAAKTARALKLGRARADLDTLTRTAGSHHLYRTEAAVKARLTLLATKHRVTHYLVATTNVDPDTGRPDLTWHFDAAALDAEATTDGWYTLPHEIGPGEVRARYKGQEVVGRRYGAFKSPLAVEPMFLHSNQRIHALIHVICLALLIFCLIERQARQGAGPDGKISGLYAGRPARPTGALILGTLSKLRLVPAQGSRPAYIPRPPHLHQHLLDILGVGPTRPDYFDRQPARVMHRNPMRKRRG from the coding sequence ATGTCGGTCGCGATGGACTACGTGCCGCCGAGCGTCGAGAAGCCGCTCGGTGCGCTGCCCGTCGTGCGTGACTACCTGGCCCGCCTCGATGTCGCGGGCACGATCGATCGGCTCGCCCCGATGCGTGACAAGGCCAACCGGGCGACTCACGGTGAGGTGATCGCCGCGCTGGTCGCCAACCGGCTGACGTCCCCGACCCCGCTGCTCCACGTCGAACGGTGGGCACGGGACTGGGCGGTCGAGGAGATGTTCGGCCTCGCGCCGGACGTGTTGAACGACGACCGGCTCGGTCGGGCGCTGGACGCGCTCGCCCCGGTCTGCGAGGCAGTCATGGGTTCGGTCGGCACCGCGGCGATCACCACGTTCGACCTCGACATCTCCCGGATCCACTCGGTCATGACGTCGATCTCGCTGCACGGCGCCTACCCCGAGGCCGAGGAGGACTACGCGACCCCGAGATACGGCCACCCGAAGGACCGCCGGCCCGATCTCAAACAGGTCCGGACCGGGCTCGCGGTCACTGGTGACGGCGGGATCCCGCTGGTCCACCGCGCCTACGACGGCGGTGCCGGTGAGGCAGCCAAGACCGCCCGCGCGCTGAAACTCGGCCGTGCCCGCGCCGACCTCGACACCCTCACCCGCACCGCGGGCAGCCACCACCTCTACCGCACCGAAGCCGCGGTGAAAGCCCGCCTCACCCTCCTGGCGACGAAACACCGCGTCACCCACTACCTGGTCGCCACCACCAACGTCGACCCGGACACCGGGAGACCGGACCTGACCTGGCACTTCGACGCCGCCGCGCTCGACGCCGAGGCCACTACCGACGGCTGGTACACCCTGCCACACGAGATCGGCCCCGGCGAGGTTCGCGCCCGCTACAAAGGACAGGAAGTCGTCGGACGTCGCTACGGCGCATTCAAGAGCCCACTCGCGGTCGAACCGATGTTCCTGCACTCCAACCAGCGGATCCACGCCCTCATCCACGTGATCTGCCTGGCCCTGCTCATCTTCTGCCTGATCGAACGCCAAGCCCGGCAAGGCGCCGGCCCAGACGGGAAGATCTCCGGCCTCTACGCCGGACGTCCCGCCCGCCCCACCGGGGCACTCATCCTCGGCACGCTCAGCAAGCTGCGCCTCGTGCCCGCGCAGGGCAGCCGACCCGCCTACATCCCGCGCCCGCCACACCTGCACCAGCACCTCCTCGACATCCTCGGCGTCGGCCCGACCCGACCCGACTACTTTGATCGACAACCGGCCCGAGTAATGCATCGAAACCCCATGCGCAAAAGACGGGGCTAG
- a CDS encoding integrase core domain-containing protein, which produces MYGGFDLGTCTPPWDHCPKEPGCEQERVNSKSFFAALKNEHVHRTVYPTREHARRDITRYIELRYNTTRRHSGLGYRTRARSTMTI; this is translated from the coding sequence GTGTACGGCGGTTTTGATCTCGGCACCTGCACTCCTCCCTGGGACCATTGCCCCAAAGAGCCCGGGTGTGAACAGGAACGGGTCAACTCTAAGTCGTTCTTCGCGGCCCTCAAGAACGAACACGTCCACCGCACCGTCTACCCCACGCGCGAACACGCCCGCCGTGACATCACCCGCTACATCGAACTCCGCTACAACACGACACGCCGCCACTCGGGACTCGGTTACCGTACCCGCGCCAGGTCCACGATGACTATCTGA
- a CDS encoding transposase, with translation MPRSKPPYTEEFRRQMVELVRARRILEELAKEYGPSGQSIRNWVREASRDESGRADEISTAEREELKRLRKENRQLREERDILRKATIFFATGVSRSSTM, from the coding sequence GTGCCGAGATCAAAACCGCCGTACACCGAGGAGTTCCGCCGGCAGATGGTGGAACTGGTTCGAGCTAGGCGGATACTCGAGGAACTAGCGAAGGAATACGGCCCTTCAGGGCAGTCGATCCGTAACTGGGTCCGGGAAGCCTCCCGAGACGAAAGCGGCAGAGCGGACGAGATCAGCACCGCGGAACGCGAGGAGCTGAAACGCCTCCGGAAGGAGAACCGGCAGCTCCGCGAAGAACGCGACATCCTCCGCAAGGCCACAATTTTCTTCGCGACGGGTGTGTCCAGGAGTTCGACTATGTGA
- a CDS encoding LuxR C-terminal-related transcriptional regulator: MATLLGLVNKLPQTLLPGRPGLQIAIAWANCLLQRAQPAQTALDHVRATLVSVADDTSREILGEADVVQACIDVYGDRIDRAAILVAPYLADDPSYRPWPVAVSSNIRTFVDIHTFAYDTAKTRQQWANAFHETTHGPFPAVYGRCFAGLAAFAQLDLVTAGRLYKEAVVLARGGAGGKSHAARMAGALLGRLYYERGDINAAERLLEECHELGAESGVADFMIATYSTLARIKVLRGDVEDAWSFLNEGEEAASQLSLPRLSAAVDHERLRLHLDLGDIRSAQNVLARQVEDIERGDDGIAMATRHYQLAMRARIMSAQGDYEGALRLLSEILQESSSVAWRYAETTARVELAVVLSLGGDSDAAIRAAVPALVAGARSGLVRTMIDAGPELLKIIRGLRDASRCRRWPANLPTVPSDYLYKLLTATHIDAGRAAIPIIDRPGERNPPEEPLNAREIDILRLLNCGLSNKEIARSLGLTINTVKWYLKNIYAKLGVARRGESVAEARRRGFLP; encoded by the coding sequence ATGGCCACTCTGCTCGGCTTGGTCAACAAGCTGCCGCAGACTCTGCTACCCGGCCGACCGGGGCTGCAGATCGCCATCGCCTGGGCCAACTGCCTCCTGCAACGGGCACAGCCCGCGCAGACCGCGCTCGATCACGTACGAGCCACCTTGGTCTCCGTAGCCGACGACACCAGTAGGGAAATCCTTGGCGAGGCCGATGTCGTCCAAGCCTGCATAGATGTTTACGGTGACCGGATCGACCGCGCCGCCATCCTGGTCGCCCCCTACCTCGCGGACGACCCGAGCTACCGACCCTGGCCAGTCGCGGTGTCGTCCAATATCCGTACATTTGTTGATATCCACACTTTCGCTTACGACACCGCGAAGACACGGCAGCAGTGGGCCAACGCCTTCCATGAGACGACACACGGGCCTTTCCCTGCCGTGTACGGGCGTTGCTTCGCCGGACTAGCAGCATTCGCCCAACTTGACCTGGTGACCGCCGGGCGCCTCTATAAGGAAGCAGTGGTCCTCGCCCGCGGAGGTGCTGGAGGAAAATCGCATGCCGCCCGGATGGCGGGAGCGCTACTGGGCAGGCTGTACTACGAGCGCGGCGACATCAACGCCGCCGAGCGGCTCCTTGAGGAGTGCCATGAACTTGGCGCCGAAAGCGGCGTTGCCGACTTCATGATCGCGACTTACTCCACACTGGCCCGTATCAAAGTGCTGCGAGGCGACGTCGAAGACGCCTGGTCATTTCTCAATGAAGGCGAAGAAGCGGCGAGCCAGCTCTCGCTACCTCGTTTGTCGGCCGCCGTCGATCACGAACGCCTGCGGCTGCATTTGGACCTCGGGGACATCAGGAGCGCACAGAACGTACTCGCCCGCCAAGTCGAGGATATCGAACGCGGCGACGATGGCATCGCCATGGCCACCCGCCACTACCAGCTCGCGATGCGCGCGCGAATAATGTCTGCTCAGGGCGACTACGAAGGCGCACTCCGACTACTGTCCGAGATTCTCCAGGAGAGTAGCTCCGTAGCCTGGCGGTACGCTGAAACGACCGCACGCGTCGAACTCGCCGTGGTCCTCTCTCTCGGCGGCGACTCTGACGCTGCGATCCGTGCAGCGGTGCCTGCGCTGGTTGCCGGAGCCCGCTCCGGTCTCGTGCGCACTATGATCGATGCGGGGCCGGAGCTCCTAAAGATCATCAGAGGGCTTCGAGACGCTAGTCGATGTCGCCGATGGCCCGCGAATTTGCCCACCGTACCGTCGGACTACCTGTACAAGCTGCTCACCGCGACCCATATCGACGCGGGGCGGGCAGCCATCCCCATTATCGATCGCCCGGGCGAGCGGAATCCGCCCGAAGAACCGCTCAACGCCCGCGAGATCGACATCCTCCGTCTCCTGAACTGCGGGCTGTCAAACAAAGAAATCGCACGTAGTCTCGGCTTGACTATAAATACCGTCAAATGGTATCTTAAAAACATTTATGCCAAGCTAGGAGTCGCCCGCCGCGGCGAATCAGTTGCGGAGGCGCGGCGCCGAGGTTTCCTGCCTTGA
- a CDS encoding AMP-binding protein codes for MTVLERTSPRQEGRPMRVIDYFDKGAQHNGDRFFIVSDEGNVTYAEAARHSRRLAAGLYARGFSPGDGVGVLAPNVSEGLLGMLGLWRAGGVWAPLNHLNALSATLDFMNEVKVRWLLLHSRFADQVDEILAHVPTLKHVICLDKPFAGAESMADVLAAGDGVDIPDWSDPFGAPTAVCATWPTGGTTGRSKAVIWTNDVFANLIDLSTRHWPASEHPVNLMVAPITHAAGVMAVILAAQGATVVIRPGFDAEDALGRIERDGVTHVFLPPTAYYRMLEGQKARPRDCSSLKMLLIAAAPVSPDKFSEGVTAFGPCIAQCWGQAEAPMLLTYLSPQQVAAAVAGDHPERLASCGHPTLSCQVEAMDDQGNLLAPGERGELVVRGRLVTSGYHNRPEDTAAIRTFGWHHTGDVGYLDENGFVYIVDRKKEMVVTGGFNVYPAEVESAILALPEVRDCAVIGIPDDEWGEAVCALVIPAEPGWADAGHIISTSKATLGSVKAPKVVHFVDSLPSTPVGKVDKKAIRARYWKGRTRSVN; via the coding sequence GTGACCGTTCTCGAGCGCACCTCACCAAGGCAGGAAGGACGCCCCATGCGGGTCATCGACTACTTCGACAAGGGCGCACAGCACAACGGCGATCGCTTCTTCATCGTCTCCGATGAGGGCAACGTGACTTATGCCGAGGCCGCTCGGCATTCGCGGCGGCTGGCCGCCGGGCTGTACGCGCGAGGCTTCTCCCCCGGTGATGGGGTCGGCGTGCTGGCCCCGAACGTCAGCGAGGGGCTCCTGGGGATGCTCGGCCTCTGGAGGGCCGGCGGCGTCTGGGCACCCCTCAACCATCTCAACGCGTTGAGCGCGACGCTGGACTTCATGAATGAAGTGAAGGTGCGGTGGCTGCTGCTGCACTCACGCTTCGCCGACCAAGTAGATGAGATCCTCGCGCACGTGCCCACCCTCAAGCACGTCATCTGCCTGGACAAGCCGTTCGCCGGCGCTGAGTCGATGGCCGATGTCCTCGCCGCCGGCGACGGGGTGGACATACCGGACTGGAGCGACCCCTTCGGCGCACCTACCGCAGTGTGTGCTACCTGGCCCACGGGCGGGACGACGGGCAGGTCCAAGGCGGTCATCTGGACCAACGACGTATTCGCGAACCTCATCGACCTGTCCACGCGGCACTGGCCGGCGTCCGAGCACCCGGTGAACCTCATGGTGGCGCCTATCACGCACGCGGCCGGCGTCATGGCGGTCATCCTGGCGGCCCAGGGCGCGACGGTCGTCATCCGCCCGGGTTTCGACGCCGAGGACGCACTGGGCCGCATCGAGCGCGACGGAGTCACGCATGTGTTTCTTCCGCCGACGGCGTACTACCGCATGCTGGAAGGCCAGAAGGCGCGGCCCCGCGACTGCTCCAGCCTGAAGATGCTGCTGATCGCCGCCGCGCCGGTCTCGCCGGACAAGTTCAGCGAGGGCGTCACCGCGTTCGGTCCGTGCATCGCGCAGTGCTGGGGGCAGGCCGAGGCGCCGATGCTGCTCACCTACCTCTCGCCTCAGCAGGTGGCCGCCGCGGTCGCGGGAGACCACCCGGAGAGGCTCGCGTCGTGCGGGCATCCGACGCTTTCCTGCCAAGTGGAGGCGATGGATGATCAGGGCAACCTTTTGGCACCCGGTGAGCGGGGCGAGCTGGTAGTCCGCGGTCGCCTCGTCACGTCTGGCTACCACAACCGTCCGGAGGACACCGCCGCGATCCGTACGTTCGGCTGGCACCACACCGGCGATGTCGGCTACCTCGACGAGAACGGCTTCGTCTACATCGTCGACCGGAAGAAGGAAATGGTGGTCACCGGCGGGTTTAACGTCTATCCTGCCGAGGTGGAGTCGGCCATTTTGGCGCTGCCTGAGGTCCGCGACTGCGCCGTCATCGGTATTCCAGATGACGAGTGGGGTGAGGCGGTGTGTGCGCTGGTAATCCCGGCCGAACCGGGATGGGCCGACGCTGGCCACATCATCTCGACCAGCAAGGCGACGTTGGGCTCGGTGAAGGCGCCGAAGGTCGTGCACTTCGTCGATTCACTCCCGTCGACGCCGGTCGGCAAGGTCGACAAGAAGGCGATTCGAGCGAGGTATTGGAAGGGCCGGACGCGGTCAGTCAACTAA
- a CDS encoding AAA family ATPase, translating to MDAEVRPMLAVSTKFQAPSYDDGLVSRDRLIDQLREGRTKRLTLIHAPAGFGKTTLAVQWQRVLRAEGVPVAWLSLDRDDNDAVWFLSHLIEAVRRVEPTFAGGLVDVIEHHSGDAQRYVLTELVNQIAEHRLPLAIVLDDWHLIDNPNAAAALEFLLDVGPDNLHLIVTSRTRSPAVGRLRVRNQVTEIDATQLRFDRNESAAFLLDLNALDLDSEDVHRLCSSTDGWVAALQLATLSLRNSDDPSALIRGFSGRHHSIGDYLAENVLNTLPADLLDFLLTTSICDRLCGDLAAAVSGQRRGQALLEELEQRDMFLRPLDDNREWFRYHHLFAD from the coding sequence ATGGACGCCGAGGTACGTCCCATGCTGGCGGTGTCCACGAAGTTTCAGGCGCCGAGCTATGACGATGGGCTGGTCAGCCGTGACCGCCTCATCGACCAGCTTCGCGAAGGTCGAACCAAGCGGCTGACGTTGATCCACGCACCCGCCGGGTTCGGTAAGACCACTCTGGCGGTCCAGTGGCAGCGTGTGCTGCGTGCCGAAGGTGTGCCGGTCGCCTGGCTCAGTCTCGATCGCGACGACAACGACGCCGTCTGGTTCCTCAGCCACCTCATCGAGGCGGTGCGTCGCGTCGAACCCACCTTCGCTGGCGGATTGGTCGATGTCATCGAACATCATTCCGGTGACGCTCAACGTTACGTGCTCACCGAGCTGGTCAACCAGATTGCCGAACACCGACTGCCCCTCGCGATCGTTCTCGACGACTGGCACCTCATCGACAACCCCAATGCTGCCGCCGCGCTGGAATTCTTGCTGGATGTGGGTCCTGACAACCTCCACCTGATCGTCACCAGTCGAACCCGCTCGCCGGCTGTCGGGAGGCTCAGGGTCCGCAACCAGGTCACCGAGATCGACGCCACCCAGTTACGTTTCGACCGCAACGAATCCGCCGCCTTCCTCCTCGACCTCAACGCACTGGACCTCGACAGCGAGGACGTTCATCGACTGTGCTCCAGCACCGACGGCTGGGTTGCCGCGCTCCAACTCGCCACCCTGTCGCTACGCAACAGCGATGACCCGTCAGCGCTGATCCGCGGCTTCTCCGGACGGCATCACTCTATCGGCGACTACCTCGCCGAGAACGTGCTCAACACGCTGCCCGCCGACCTGCTTGACTTCCTCCTCACGACCTCCATCTGTGATCGTCTCTGCGGTGACCTCGCCGCCGCGGTCAGCGGACAGCGGCGTGGGCAGGCCCTGTTGGAGGAGCTCGAACAGCGAGACATGTTCCTGCGGCCGCTCGACGACAACCGGGAATGGTTCCGCTATCATCACCTCTTCGCGGACTAG